One segment of Leptospira kirschneri serovar Cynopteri str. 3522 CT DNA contains the following:
- a CDS encoding inorganic diphosphatase yields the protein MVHPWHDISPGDQSPEIVNGVIEIKRGSRAKYEVDKEYGILKLDRVLYSSFYYPANYGFIPQSYCGDQDPLDILVLSQVELEPLCLVKAKVIGVMRMLDSGEEDDKIIAVAANDMSVNHINDISELPPHFTLELKHFFEDYKKLENKTVVIEEFQNAILARKIVLDSLELYKKTFSKK from the coding sequence ATGGTACATCCTTGGCATGATATTTCTCCCGGCGATCAGAGTCCTGAAATTGTAAATGGCGTTATAGAAATCAAACGCGGCAGTCGCGCAAAATATGAAGTGGATAAAGAATACGGAATTCTAAAACTCGACAGGGTTTTATATTCTTCCTTTTATTATCCTGCAAACTATGGATTTATTCCTCAATCTTATTGCGGAGATCAAGATCCTCTTGATATTTTAGTTCTTTCTCAGGTAGAATTGGAACCTCTTTGTTTGGTAAAAGCAAAGGTTATAGGTGTGATGAGGATGTTGGATTCCGGAGAAGAAGATGATAAGATCATCGCGGTTGCGGCTAACGATATGTCAGTCAATCATATCAATGATATTTCGGAACTTCCCCCACATTTTACTTTGGAACTGAAGCACTTTTTTGAAGATTATAAAAAATTAGAAAACAAAACGGTGGTTATCGAAGAATTTCAAAATGCAATTTTAGCGCGAAAAATAGTTTTAGATTCTTTAGAATTATATAAAAAAACGTTTTCTAAAAAATAA
- the pheT gene encoding phenylalanine--tRNA ligase subunit beta, with amino-acid sequence MKLSLDWMNDFTPLKEVGLDAILKKIAISVCEIDDAAQFRPELDFVKIVQIESLEKHPSADKLQIAQVFDGGSKSQIVTGATNVKVGDLVPLAIPGVKLGDKEILESELRGIKSSGMLCSEKELFLSEESNGVWILNGLDGAKVGETIRSFLYYDDIIFEVDNKSITHRPDLWSHFGFARELASQLRLPIVFNPFESLWNFDLSVKLPKVLENQNAHSYYVSSISGVSVFPSKRKFQSRLQKCGVRVINNVVDVSNYVMLEMGQPTHFFDKKFLENQGGISLEVSFAKKGESFVLLDETSPALEKEVLLIRNQGKPVAIAGVMGGKESAVQNTTTEIVMESAVFTRERIRKSIRSTGIRSDSSVRYEKGLEATTTLPVIRRALNLLKENGCSELKAGEPVGFLHIPHKEVRIHTDIHFINAKLGVTLSQGDITDILERLHFIVSWKGEHLEVLVPKFRHNYDVTTPEDLVEEIGRTKGYDTIQVVPLLAEVKTPIRNLSRELERKCKTFFAIALKYHEVFNYSFQSYKENEFSGDPKLSVKIKNEMPEEQSVLRNSLLPSLLKNVRTNQDRFPEIKIFEFGRVYFNLPEPENEKKIFAFAVSLDRKSSEPDLKLLEEDFLKVKKEIESFLEFIQIFEYTWKVQQENIFHPGANLCLVTRSGKDDSEIVVGNLGYVHPAVLDSFELKKRVIYGSFEFERIVELWNQNRKVSRFVTPSQFPEAEIDLSILIGEKENTNVFTDLVRLEKIPELQEGWVYSQFMGGNVPEGKKSVSYRFRLVNYERTFTQERIKEISDQLVSLAGKNGFVLR; translated from the coding sequence GTGAAACTTTCTTTAGATTGGATGAACGATTTTACACCTTTGAAGGAGGTTGGACTCGATGCGATCTTAAAGAAGATTGCGATTTCTGTTTGTGAGATAGACGACGCGGCGCAGTTTCGTCCCGAATTGGATTTTGTAAAAATTGTTCAAATTGAATCTCTAGAAAAACATCCTTCCGCGGATAAACTCCAAATTGCTCAGGTTTTTGACGGAGGTTCTAAATCTCAAATTGTGACCGGAGCGACTAACGTAAAAGTAGGCGATCTGGTTCCTCTTGCGATTCCGGGAGTAAAACTAGGGGACAAAGAAATTTTAGAATCTGAACTTAGGGGAATCAAAAGTTCAGGGATGTTGTGTTCCGAAAAAGAACTTTTTTTGTCGGAAGAAAGTAATGGTGTTTGGATTTTAAATGGACTCGACGGAGCTAAAGTCGGTGAAACAATCCGTTCATTTTTATATTATGACGATATTATATTCGAAGTTGATAATAAATCTATCACACATAGGCCAGATCTTTGGAGCCACTTCGGCTTTGCAAGAGAGCTCGCTTCTCAACTTCGTTTACCGATTGTTTTTAATCCTTTTGAATCTCTTTGGAATTTCGATTTATCAGTCAAACTTCCCAAAGTATTAGAAAATCAGAATGCACATTCTTACTATGTGTCTTCTATTTCTGGGGTTTCCGTTTTTCCTTCGAAAAGAAAATTTCAATCCAGATTGCAAAAATGCGGAGTTAGGGTGATTAACAATGTAGTGGACGTTTCCAATTATGTGATGTTGGAAATGGGCCAACCTACTCATTTTTTTGATAAGAAGTTTTTAGAAAACCAAGGTGGAATTTCTCTCGAAGTTTCCTTTGCAAAAAAAGGAGAAAGTTTTGTGCTTTTAGACGAAACCTCTCCAGCTTTAGAAAAGGAAGTTTTATTGATTCGTAATCAAGGGAAGCCTGTGGCAATTGCAGGTGTGATGGGCGGTAAAGAATCTGCTGTACAAAATACTACGACGGAAATCGTGATGGAATCCGCAGTTTTTACGAGAGAAAGGATTCGTAAGTCTATACGTTCCACAGGTATCCGATCCGATTCTTCTGTTCGTTACGAAAAAGGACTGGAGGCAACTACAACTCTTCCTGTAATTCGTCGTGCGCTCAATCTTTTGAAAGAAAACGGTTGTTCCGAATTGAAAGCGGGCGAGCCGGTAGGATTTTTACATATTCCTCACAAGGAAGTTCGTATTCATACGGACATTCATTTCATTAATGCAAAGTTAGGCGTCACTCTGTCTCAAGGAGATATTACGGATATATTAGAAAGATTGCATTTTATAGTTTCTTGGAAAGGGGAACATCTGGAGGTTTTGGTTCCTAAGTTTCGTCATAATTACGACGTGACTACTCCGGAGGATCTTGTAGAGGAAATCGGAAGAACTAAAGGTTACGATACGATTCAAGTGGTTCCTTTATTGGCAGAAGTCAAAACTCCGATTCGAAATTTAAGTAGAGAGTTGGAAAGAAAGTGTAAAACTTTTTTCGCCATAGCTTTAAAATATCATGAAGTTTTTAATTATTCTTTCCAATCTTATAAAGAAAACGAATTTTCCGGAGATCCTAAACTTTCGGTAAAAATTAAAAACGAAATGCCGGAAGAACAATCCGTTTTGAGAAATTCGCTTTTACCTTCTTTGTTGAAAAATGTCCGTACCAATCAGGATCGATTTCCGGAAATTAAAATTTTTGAATTTGGTCGCGTATATTTTAATCTTCCAGAACCGGAAAACGAAAAGAAAATTTTTGCTTTTGCAGTTTCTTTGGATAGAAAAAGTTCTGAGCCTGATTTGAAACTTTTAGAAGAAGATTTTTTGAAAGTAAAAAAGGAAATAGAGTCTTTTTTAGAATTCATTCAGATTTTTGAATATACTTGGAAAGTACAACAAGAAAACATCTTTCATCCGGGTGCAAATTTGTGTTTGGTGACGAGATCCGGAAAAGATGATTCCGAGATCGTTGTAGGTAATTTAGGATACGTTCACCCTGCGGTTTTAGATTCTTTCGAACTTAAAAAAAGGGTAATTTACGGTTCTTTTGAATTTGAACGGATTGTGGAGCTTTGGAATCAAAATCGGAAGGTTTCTCGTTTTGTGACGCCTTCCCAATTTCCGGAGGCAGAAATCGATCTTTCGATTTTGATTGGAGAAAAAGAAAACACAAACGTATTTACGGATCTTGTAAGATTGGAAAAAATTCCCGAATTACAAGAGGGTTGGGTATACTCTCAATTTATGGGTGGAAACGTTCCCGAAGGAAAAAAGTCAGTGAGTTATCGTTTCCGATTGGTGAACTACGAAAGAACTTTTACCCAGGAAAGAATCAAGGAAATCTCTGATCAGTTAGTCTCTCTTGCGGGAAAAAACGGATTCGTTTTGAGATAG
- a CDS encoding imm11 family protein produces the protein MENYIQNQLSLNYLMWERENNDRHPLFDKNDTFEKARLFAYLYSDNHERREKAFSANLSLKLRIGKPKPKKYLMVDHHSLPQPVVSKRIKDLVELLLPNRIHWVPAEIDTDKEVYHYFIMIPPEINCLDYKKSKLHLQSDGQIFEVQEMVLDPEKLKTYSYEDRGIFRFTAGITYYLIEEQIASAIQLLNPSPSGVRFIPLADWNFKTAFH, from the coding sequence GTGGAAAACTATATTCAAAATCAATTGAGTCTCAATTATTTAATGTGGGAACGAGAAAATAATGATCGTCATCCATTGTTTGATAAGAATGATACATTTGAAAAAGCCCGATTGTTTGCATATTTATACTCCGATAATCACGAACGTAGAGAGAAAGCTTTCTCTGCAAATTTATCTTTAAAACTTCGGATCGGAAAGCCAAAGCCAAAAAAGTATTTAATGGTTGATCATCATTCGCTACCTCAGCCGGTAGTATCAAAGAGAATAAAGGATTTGGTAGAGTTACTTTTACCAAATAGAATACATTGGGTTCCTGCGGAAATTGATACGGATAAAGAAGTATATCATTATTTTATTATGATCCCTCCGGAAATCAATTGTTTAGATTATAAAAAATCCAAACTACATTTACAATCGGACGGGCAAATTTTTGAAGTACAAGAAATGGTATTGGATCCAGAAAAGTTAAAAACGTATTCCTATGAAGATCGTGGGATTTTTCGGTTTACTGCTGGTATAACATATTACTTGATCGAAGAACAAATCGCTTCTGCAATTCAATTATTAAATCCATCACCATCAGGAGTTCGATTTATACCACTTGCAGATTGGAATTTTAAAACTGCATTTCATTAA
- a CDS encoding MFS transporter translates to MISLLLPAKAKPLLSKELIDRSYPRFRWRILEATFIGYATFYLVRNNFPVISKEMGEALHYNQEQITNILAVTAITYGIGKFLMGILSDRSNPKYFMPLGLILTAICNLFFGASNQYEVHFYLWALNGLMQGMGWPPCGRSLGHWFGVSERGSKFAIWNIAHNVGGGLVGIVAAYSASWWGWRNAFYIPASIAIVTAIYLLFRLVDTPQSVGLPPIEEYQKDPEKELRLSIQEQEKELTFREIILGSVLKNHYVWTFAFANFFVYVVRYGLTDIGPTYLKLSKGASIEKGGVSTFIYEFAGIASTLLVGWGSDKLGGKRGMVSLLCMLPILFALISLLFTPLGFLWLDLVLFGIIGFFIYPPVMLLGVAGLDFTSKKAVGAAAGFIGLFGYLGRTILSKSVGWLSKQTGFHWEQPMYLMIGATLIAIALLVITWNWKPKT, encoded by the coding sequence ATGATTTCACTGTTACTCCCTGCAAAAGCAAAACCGTTATTATCAAAAGAATTAATAGATCGATCTTATCCTCGTTTTAGATGGAGAATTTTAGAAGCAACCTTTATCGGTTATGCTACATTTTATCTCGTAAGGAATAATTTCCCAGTTATTTCCAAAGAAATGGGAGAGGCGCTTCATTATAACCAGGAACAAATCACAAACATTTTAGCGGTGACTGCGATCACATACGGGATCGGAAAATTTTTAATGGGAATCTTATCTGATCGTAGTAATCCAAAATACTTCATGCCATTGGGTTTGATTTTAACTGCGATTTGTAATTTGTTTTTCGGAGCATCAAATCAATACGAAGTTCATTTTTATCTCTGGGCATTAAACGGATTGATGCAAGGAATGGGATGGCCTCCTTGTGGACGTTCTCTTGGTCATTGGTTCGGAGTTTCCGAAAGAGGATCTAAATTCGCAATTTGGAATATAGCGCATAACGTGGGAGGAGGTTTGGTGGGAATTGTCGCAGCCTATAGCGCTTCTTGGTGGGGTTGGAGAAATGCGTTTTATATACCCGCTTCGATTGCGATCGTGACTGCGATTTATCTTTTATTTCGATTGGTAGACACTCCTCAGTCGGTTGGTCTTCCTCCGATCGAAGAATACCAAAAAGATCCGGAAAAGGAACTAAGACTTTCTATCCAAGAACAAGAAAAGGAACTTACTTTTCGGGAAATCATTTTAGGATCTGTATTAAAAAATCATTATGTTTGGACTTTTGCTTTTGCTAATTTTTTCGTTTATGTGGTTCGATACGGTTTGACGGATATAGGTCCTACTTATTTAAAACTTTCTAAAGGAGCTTCTATAGAAAAAGGAGGTGTCAGCACGTTTATCTACGAATTTGCTGGAATTGCCTCCACTCTTCTTGTCGGATGGGGCTCCGATAAACTGGGAGGTAAAAGAGGAATGGTGAGCCTTTTATGTATGCTTCCTATTTTGTTTGCTTTAATCTCATTATTGTTTACTCCCCTGGGATTTTTATGGTTGGATCTTGTTTTATTCGGAATCATCGGTTTTTTTATTTATCCGCCTGTTATGTTGTTAGGTGTTGCCGGGCTTGATTTTACTTCTAAAAAGGCGGTTGGAGCTGCAGCCGGTTTTATAGGTTTATTCGGTTATTTGGGAAGGACGATTCTTTCAAAATCGGTAGGATGGTTGAGTAAACAAACTGGATTTCATTGGGAACAACCCATGTATTTAATGATCGGTGCGACTTTGATTGCGATTGCGTTACTCGTCATTACCTGGAATTGGAAACCTAAGACATAA
- a CDS encoding 7-carboxy-7-deazaguanine synthase QueE — translation MDNLKTSVHEIYLSLSGEGISTGVPTIFVRMAGCSLRCGMVVGRKLWCDTPYALSSNAGEEMSVNQVLEKIQELSAVNIQILLTGGEPLEGRNREFSITLGNEIFRTRNSSGFYPRPRVETNGAESIEGMNQFVFTMDYKLPGSGMENRMCLKNLEIYKERKNPLDEIKFVIRDRKDFERCLEIIEKHALDGNLLASPVQGELSPEILSEWIKSSLGSGLRLSLQTHKYIWGDQRGV, via the coding sequence ATGGACAATCTGAAAACTTCTGTACATGAAATCTATCTTTCTCTTTCGGGAGAAGGAATTTCAACCGGCGTTCCAACTATATTCGTTCGAATGGCGGGATGTTCCCTCCGTTGTGGAATGGTTGTCGGAAGAAAGTTATGGTGTGATACTCCATACGCGTTGTCTTCAAACGCTGGAGAAGAGATGAGCGTAAATCAAGTTTTGGAAAAAATCCAAGAGTTAAGTGCTGTAAATATTCAGATTCTATTGACAGGAGGAGAACCTCTTGAAGGAAGAAATCGAGAATTTAGTATCACTTTAGGAAACGAAATTTTTAGAACTAGAAATTCATCCGGTTTTTATCCAAGGCCCAGAGTGGAAACTAACGGAGCCGAGTCGATCGAAGGAATGAATCAATTCGTTTTTACGATGGATTATAAACTTCCCGGTTCCGGAATGGAAAATCGAATGTGTTTGAAAAACTTAGAAATTTATAAAGAAAGAAAAAATCCTTTAGACGAAATTAAATTTGTGATCCGAGATAGAAAAGATTTCGAAAGATGTTTGGAAATAATCGAAAAACACGCGTTAGACGGAAATCTTTTAGCGTCTCCAGTTCAAGGAGAATTATCTCCCGAAATTCTCTCCGAATGGATAAAATCATCTCTTGGTTCGGGGCTTAGACTTTCATTACAAACTCATAAATATATTTGGGGCGATCAAAGGGGAGTTTAG
- a CDS encoding cytochrome C oxidase subunit IV family protein: protein MELFLNYALYVIVSIGFLIPFTGFVIGAGAIIKATLVGFAVNFSSQVLEENKLQDFIERNKDNKLGKFLQEVVLKGQEKLKGSPAEKAHEEESHGSHHIISVKTYSLIFATLIFFTFVTVWVAGIDFGAMNVIIAMAVATAKASLVLGYFMHLKYDTLMNRVIFGSGFFFLLLLFGFSAADIFTRFKVLLSFAF from the coding sequence ATGGAACTGTTTTTAAACTACGCACTTTACGTAATCGTCAGCATTGGATTTTTGATTCCCTTCACCGGATTTGTAATCGGAGCCGGAGCGATTATCAAAGCGACTCTCGTGGGGTTTGCCGTTAACTTTTCTTCCCAAGTTTTAGAAGAAAATAAACTCCAAGATTTTATCGAAAGAAACAAAGACAACAAATTAGGAAAGTTTCTTCAAGAGGTAGTTTTAAAAGGCCAAGAAAAATTAAAAGGTAGCCCCGCAGAAAAGGCCCACGAAGAAGAAAGCCACGGTTCCCACCATATCATTTCTGTTAAAACTTATTCTCTGATTTTCGCTACTTTGATTTTCTTTACGTTTGTCACCGTTTGGGTTGCCGGTATCGACTTCGGTGCGATGAACGTAATCATAGCAATGGCGGTAGCAACTGCAAAGGCTTCCTTAGTTCTCGGATACTTTATGCATCTTAAATATGATACTTTGATGAACAGAGTCATATTCGGATCCGGATTTTTCTTTCTTCTTTTACTGTTCGGGTTTTCTGCAGCGGATATTTTTACAAGATTTAAGGTTTTACTTTCTTTTGCATTTTGA
- a CDS encoding DEAD/DEAH box helicase, with protein MEDVLQLSLDFESKSNSGYRGDFCYLTNSPESGIGKIVSSVEGKFTIEFSVSQTKKTVSENSTYLRILPGYPSSLQKVEEHSRLMSLALTAYELKLTHAFDKLSALSNSRTRLLPHQIESTYIVVNSLRPRFILADEVGLGKTIEAALVMKELIFRRGYKRVLIVAPSPLLVQWQQELKNKFNEDFKIVKRRNFHTDGEKNWRNFQHVITSIDFIKNPKYAEEILKTKWDIVIFDEAHRLRRDYHKITRAYLFAEKISKKCECLLLLTATPFRGKLEELYYLMHLIDPNILGPYHTFVNDYILGNKADLKDKISRVLLRRRKVEVGGFTKRFAKTVRIELSPVEREFYEETTNYVRREYNLAMRTQNRAIGFVMIVFQKLLDSSVFALLSALTKRKFLLENRFHHIQKTESSLEEWDLDETEDVEEFVSGLDESVQLDLQSLKRELLSLNRLILLGKKIKEDKKSIKLKETILKLQKEGHSKFIIFTQFRTTQDFLASVLSDFQVTLFHGSLSADAKEKAIVEFKTKTEILICTEAGGEGRNLQFANVLFNYDLPWSPLKIEQRIGRIHRFGQKDNVFIFNFASKDTVAERILEVLTNKIRLFEESIGSSDELLGAIEDELDFNSSFMKFVTGNKSKTEMEEEVDNRIKIAKKGFEKLGALVTPKLIDFNLQDYYSHTLEERSFNNTHLEEFVSRFTKIFPNEAGFQLIRKKPQIYEIDSPQYKGKYGTFDSELALQNDSLEFLAFGHPLIDKTVSYLIQNQKGWGTSFHSISNKEYYVFLVEFQFTLNRTELFYFETNPNTGSVKQIETLPEELREYNSSAKPLEISSYPEFPSRLEENLIRTFISLDEIVESRKKELGDQTLDLFQKEEFKIRTSNQNTLRQLEEKLMRQEAAFKWEGKPEKKSAMNRTRNEIQKVKEDFDRELRKVRNGKTIQHRFQLFQVYLPS; from the coding sequence TTGGAAGACGTTTTACAACTCAGCCTAGACTTTGAATCCAAATCAAATTCGGGTTATCGAGGAGATTTTTGTTACCTAACGAATTCTCCCGAATCCGGAATTGGAAAGATTGTCTCTTCTGTTGAAGGTAAATTTACGATCGAATTCTCCGTTTCTCAAACAAAAAAGACTGTTTCCGAAAATTCTACTTATCTGAGAATTCTTCCCGGTTATCCGTCTTCGCTTCAAAAGGTGGAGGAACATTCTCGTTTGATGAGTTTGGCGCTTACCGCCTACGAATTAAAACTCACACACGCATTTGATAAACTTTCGGCTCTTTCAAATTCGAGGACGAGACTTCTTCCACATCAAATTGAATCCACGTATATCGTAGTTAATAGTTTGCGTCCTCGTTTTATTCTCGCGGACGAGGTTGGTTTGGGAAAGACGATCGAAGCCGCTCTGGTTATGAAGGAACTTATCTTTCGAAGGGGATATAAAAGAGTTCTAATTGTTGCCCCTTCTCCTTTGTTGGTTCAGTGGCAACAGGAGTTGAAAAATAAATTTAACGAAGATTTTAAAATTGTTAAACGAAGAAATTTTCATACAGACGGAGAAAAAAACTGGAGAAATTTTCAACACGTAATCACTTCCATCGACTTTATTAAAAATCCAAAATATGCCGAAGAAATTCTAAAAACAAAATGGGACATCGTAATTTTCGACGAAGCCCATAGATTGAGAAGAGATTATCATAAAATCACTCGCGCTTATCTGTTTGCTGAAAAAATTTCTAAAAAATGCGAATGTCTCTTGCTTTTAACTGCGACGCCGTTTCGTGGAAAATTAGAAGAACTTTATTATCTAATGCATCTCATTGATCCGAATATTTTGGGTCCTTATCATACATTCGTAAATGATTATATTCTAGGAAACAAAGCAGATCTCAAGGATAAAATTTCCAGGGTTTTGTTACGGAGAAGAAAAGTCGAAGTAGGTGGATTTACTAAACGATTTGCCAAAACGGTCCGGATAGAATTGTCGCCTGTAGAAAGAGAATTCTACGAAGAAACTACCAATTACGTCAGAAGAGAATACAATCTGGCGATGAGAACTCAAAACCGTGCGATCGGGTTTGTGATGATCGTATTCCAAAAACTTTTGGATTCTTCTGTGTTTGCGCTGTTGTCCGCGCTTACAAAAAGAAAATTTCTTTTGGAAAATAGATTTCATCATATTCAAAAAACGGAATCTAGTTTAGAGGAATGGGATTTAGATGAGACCGAAGACGTAGAAGAATTTGTTTCCGGTTTGGATGAATCGGTTCAGTTAGATCTTCAAAGTTTAAAAAGAGAACTTCTTTCCCTCAATCGGTTGATACTTTTAGGGAAAAAAATCAAAGAAGATAAAAAATCCATTAAATTGAAAGAAACGATTCTCAAACTTCAAAAAGAAGGACATTCAAAATTTATCATATTTACTCAGTTTAGAACCACCCAGGATTTTTTAGCTTCGGTTCTTTCCGATTTTCAAGTCACTTTGTTTCATGGCTCTTTGAGCGCAGACGCAAAGGAAAAAGCGATCGTAGAATTTAAAACAAAAACGGAAATTCTAATTTGTACTGAAGCCGGAGGAGAAGGAAGAAATCTTCAATTTGCAAACGTTCTTTTTAATTACGATCTTCCTTGGAGTCCTCTCAAGATAGAACAAAGAATAGGAAGAATTCATCGATTCGGTCAGAAAGACAACGTATTTATATTTAACTTTGCGAGTAAAGACACGGTAGCAGAAAGAATTTTAGAAGTACTTACAAACAAAATTCGTTTGTTCGAAGAATCGATCGGATCTTCTGACGAACTTCTAGGTGCGATCGAAGACGAGTTGGATTTTAATTCTTCCTTTATGAAATTTGTTACCGGTAATAAGTCCAAAACGGAAATGGAAGAGGAGGTCGATAACAGGATCAAAATCGCCAAAAAAGGTTTTGAAAAGTTAGGCGCTCTTGTAACTCCTAAGTTGATCGATTTTAATCTTCAAGATTATTATAGCCATACACTCGAAGAGCGTTCGTTTAACAATACTCATTTGGAAGAATTTGTTTCTCGTTTTACAAAAATTTTTCCAAATGAAGCGGGTTTTCAATTGATTCGGAAAAAACCGCAAATTTACGAGATTGATTCTCCACAATATAAAGGAAAATACGGAACGTTCGATTCCGAACTGGCGCTTCAAAACGATAGTTTGGAATTTTTGGCTTTCGGTCATCCTCTTATAGATAAAACGGTTTCTTATCTGATTCAAAATCAAAAAGGATGGGGCACTTCTTTTCATTCTATTTCTAATAAAGAATATTATGTTTTTCTAGTAGAATTTCAATTTACACTCAATCGAACCGAGTTGTTCTACTTTGAAACAAATCCTAATACCGGCTCCGTAAAACAGATTGAAACACTTCCGGAAGAACTTAGGGAATATAATTCTTCGGCAAAACCTTTGGAGATTTCTTCGTATCCCGAGTTTCCTTCTCGATTGGAAGAAAATTTAATTCGAACTTTTATTTCTTTGGATGAAATCGTGGAATCTAGAAAAAAAGAACTTGGAGATCAGACCTTGGATCTTTTTCAAAAAGAAGAATTTAAAATTAGAACTAGCAATCAAAACACTCTAAGACAACTCGAAGAAAAATTGATGCGTCAAGAAGCCGCGTTTAAATGGGAAGGGAAGCCGGAAAAAAAATCGGCGATGAATCGAACCCGAAATGAAATCCAAAAAGTGAAAGAAGATTTTGATCGAGAACTTCGTAAGGTAAGAAACGGCAAAACGATTCAACATCGATTTCAACTTTTTCAAGTATATCTTCCTTCCTGA
- a CDS encoding lysophospholipid acyltransferase family protein, whose translation MSIRIEPNPFVRKENFGVLLIRYIPAFIFVYLFYLPFRILPYRLCLLYGRFLVILLYPFARKHRRIAYENISYAFPEYTESQKKELVWKSVLHIGNLVAGTLFAPRLNQKWMDRYLVYDPKSLEIEKKTNKEGVGVVLISGHFGTWEILVQFMGVRMKGGGIYKKVRNPLVDKLIYKLRTKNGIKLVSTEESSQVTKMLKQGYWIGFGSDQNAGKVGIFVNFFNRPASTYQGPALMAYLTGAKMLLYSVLCGENGKVIVRVKDLGFVDKKAFLDRETAIRHYTEVWTKALEEEVKLFPEQYFWVHRRWRTKPGDFSGQI comes from the coding sequence TTGTCAATCCGGATAGAACCCAATCCATTTGTAAGAAAAGAAAATTTCGGGGTCCTCTTGATTCGTTATATACCTGCTTTTATCTTTGTTTATTTATTTTATCTTCCGTTTCGAATTTTACCGTACCGTTTGTGTCTTTTATACGGAAGATTTCTTGTCATTCTTCTTTATCCGTTTGCAAGAAAACACAGAAGGATTGCATACGAAAACATTTCCTATGCTTTTCCGGAATATACAGAATCTCAAAAGAAAGAACTCGTTTGGAAAAGTGTTCTTCATATCGGGAATTTAGTCGCAGGCACTTTATTCGCTCCTCGTTTGAATCAAAAATGGATGGATCGTTATTTAGTTTACGATCCGAAATCTTTGGAGATCGAAAAGAAAACAAACAAAGAAGGTGTAGGAGTCGTTTTGATTTCCGGTCATTTTGGAACTTGGGAAATTTTAGTTCAGTTTATGGGAGTCCGTATGAAAGGCGGAGGAATTTATAAAAAAGTTAGAAATCCTCTCGTGGATAAACTGATTTATAAACTTAGAACAAAAAACGGAATCAAACTCGTTTCCACAGAAGAATCGAGCCAAGTGACCAAAATGTTAAAACAAGGTTATTGGATTGGTTTTGGTTCGGATCAAAATGCGGGCAAAGTCGGAATCTTTGTAAATTTTTTCAATCGCCCCGCATCCACCTATCAGGGTCCTGCCTTGATGGCTTATCTTACAGGGGCCAAGATGCTTTTGTATTCGGTTCTTTGCGGAGAAAATGGAAAGGTGATCGTTCGAGTCAAAGACTTAGGTTTTGTGGATAAGAAAGCGTTTCTTGATAGAGAAACCGCAATTCGTCACTACACCGAAGTTTGGACAAAAGCCTTAGAAGAAGAAGTAAAACTTTTTCCAGAACAATACTTTTGGGTTCATAGACGCTGGAGAACAAAACCGGGAGATTTTTCGGGTCAAATTTAA
- a CDS encoding YdeI/OmpD-associated family protein produces MIDWNPNLIKKMRLKEGDKLIVFDRRNIYTSSSIGGVIFTDKISEAEGILFFADSASSLQSYLSKILKSIREESILWIAYPKKSSGTKTDLDRDHGWESLSKNGYEGVALISLDETWSALRFKKTDAITKGSSKAEKQKRPELSKYINYETKIVKLPEDVKKSLSKDKNAIKSFESLSWSHKREHIEAILDAKLPETRLKRIQKLVQAMSSIKAQKKK; encoded by the coding sequence ATGATAGATTGGAATCCAAACTTAATTAAAAAGATGAGACTTAAAGAAGGAGATAAGCTAATAGTATTCGATCGAAGAAATATATATACCTCTTCTTCCATCGGAGGAGTCATTTTTACGGATAAAATTTCAGAAGCGGAAGGAATCCTTTTTTTTGCGGATTCAGCCTCCTCTCTCCAGTCTTATCTTTCAAAAATACTTAAATCAATTCGTGAAGAAAGTATTTTATGGATTGCATATCCCAAAAAATCTTCAGGAACAAAAACAGACTTAGATAGAGACCACGGCTGGGAATCGCTTTCGAAAAACGGATACGAAGGAGTCGCCTTGATTTCGTTAGACGAGACCTGGTCTGCACTTCGTTTTAAAAAAACCGATGCCATCACAAAAGGAAGTTCTAAGGCGGAAAAACAAAAACGTCCTGAACTTTCTAAATATATTAATTACGAAACAAAAATCGTAAAACTTCCCGAAGACGTAAAAAAATCTCTTTCCAAAGACAAAAATGCGATAAAGTCTTTTGAATCCTTATCTTGGTCTCATAAAAGAGAACACATCGAAGCAATTTTAGACGCAAAGTTACCCGAAACTAGATTAAAACGAATTCAAAAATTAGTTCAGGCGATGAGTTCCATAAAAGCCCAAAAGAAAAAATAA